The Corvus cornix cornix isolate S_Up_H32 chromosome 26, ASM73873v5, whole genome shotgun sequence genome includes a region encoding these proteins:
- the IL10 gene encoding interleukin-10, with protein MRTCSRGTAVPILLLLLLGTAPARAQPSCLHFPDLLPAKLRELRVKFEEIKDYFQSKDDDLSIQLLSSDLLEEFKGSLGCQSVSEMMGFYMEEVLPSAMKTSTHHQQSMGDLGNLLLSLRTMMRRCHRFFTCEDRSRSMKHIKETFTKMNKNGIYKAMGEFDIFINYIEKYLMMKRRN; from the exons CAGGGGCACAGCCGtgcccatcctgctcctgctgctgctgggcacgGCGCCTGCCCGCgcccagccctcctgcctccaCTTCCCCGACCTCCTGCCTGCCAAGCTCAGAGAGCTGAGGGTCAAGTTTGAGGAAATTAAGGATTATTTT CAATCGAAAGATGACGACCTCAGCATCCAACTGCTCAGCTCCGACCTGCTGGAGGAATTCAAG GGGAGCCTCGGCTGCCAGTCGGTGTCAGAGATGATGGGGTTCTACATGGAGGAGGTGCTGCCCAGCGCAATGAAGACCAGCACGCACCACCAGCAGAGCATGGGCGACCTGGGCAACCTCCTGCTGAGCCTCAGGACCATGATGAGGCGCTGT CACAGATTCTTCACCTGCGaggacaggagcaggagcatgAAGCACATCAAGGAGACCTTCACTAAG ATGAACAAGAACGGAATCTACAAGGCCATGGGAGAGTTTGACATCTTCATCAACTACATCGAGAAATATTTGATGATGAAGAGAAGGAATTGA